A single Argentina anserina chromosome 7, drPotAnse1.1, whole genome shotgun sequence DNA region contains:
- the LOC126801813 gene encoding uncharacterized protein At5g39865: MADCENRLDLSTTSKTKTSPKRSLFLNRSMTMYSPAAADPKKAHHALEHAGSFKKLSSSMETMRSASSSFKGKVKKLCSFFETDRPPPRNVDESQSLGKQLRASKSMVHSKSVGPDFRVLSIRLPGTDDRIVMYLTSLRGVRRTYEDCYAVKNIFRGFGVWVDERDISMDSAYRKELQSVLGAKTVSLPQVFIKGKYVGGAEVIRQLFETGELARILQGLPIRKPGSVCGGCGDARFVPCLSCSGSRKVFDEDDDTLKRCTECNENGLIRCPNCCS, from the coding sequence ATGGCGGATTGCGAAAACAGGCTCGATTTGTCGACAACTTCCAAGACCAAGACCTCTCCGAAGCGGTCCTTGTTCTTGAATCGCTCCATGACCATGTACTCCCCGGCGGCGGCGGACCCCAAGAAGGCCCACCACGCTCTCGAACACGCCGGCTCCTTCAAGAAACTCTCCAGCTCCATGGAGACGATGCGTTCTGCCAGCAGCTCTTTCAAGGGGAAGGTGAAGAAGCTCTGCAGCTTTTTCGAAACCGACAGGCCCCCCCCTCGAAATGTTGATGAGTCTCAATCGTTAGGGAAGCAGCTCAGGGCGTCGAAATCGATGGTGCATTCCAAGTCTGTGGGGCCGGATTTTCGGGTGTTGTCGATCAGGCTGCCGGGGACGGATGACAGGATTGTAATGTACCTCACCAGCTTGCGCGGGGTTCGCAGGACTTATGAGGATTGTTATGCTGTGAAGAATATATTTAGAGGGTTTGGGGTTTGGGTTGACGAGAGGGATATTTCGATGGATTCAGCGTATAGGAAGGAGTTGCAGAGCGTTTTGGGTGCCAAGACTGTGAGTTTGCCGCAGGTTTTTATAAAGGGGAAATATGTGGGAGGTGCCGAGGTGATCAGGCAGCTGTTTGAGACCGGAGAATTGGCAAGGATATTGCAAGGGCTTCCCATAAGGAAACCCGGGTCTGTCTGTGGGGGTTGTGGGGATGCCAGGTTTGTGCCGTGTTTGAGTTGCAGTGGGAGCAGGAAGGTgtttgatgaggatgatgacaCGCTCAAGAGGTGCACCGAGTGCAATGAAAATGGTTTGATTCGGTGTCCTAATTGCTGTTCTTAG